A section of the Thermotoga caldifontis AZM44c09 genome encodes:
- the aspS gene encoding aspartate--tRNA ligase, which yields MLRTHTCGELRISDVGKKVKLAGWVDRIRDLGGVKFVMLRDRYGQTQIVLSKDFDLDLKREAVISVEGIVKERPKDTINRELPTGEIEVMAERIEILSSPEKELPFYPGESTLPSEEVRLKYRYIDLRRKEMMDRIITRHRVAQAVRQYLSSLGFIEVETPFLTKSTPEGARDFLVPSRLKPGTFYALPQSPQLFKQLLMVGGLDRYFQIVRCFRDEDLRADRQPEFTQIDLEMSFVTREDVLETVEGMVRYVFKQVLNVDLPEKFDRLSYDHCMNTYGSDKPDRRLGMEFVDLTDLFRNVDYNIVKSIIENGGVVKGFVVKNFASKMSRKVAEEFEAIVKKNGPGGILWFALDGEMKGSALKHLKDTYEEVAKTTGMLQGDVCLMVAGKLNEVNVALGELRKTIGDTHFAHLKTGFDVFWVLDFPMFEYSEEEGRYVAQHHPFTMPNLEDLERYKDEDLSRIRAQSYDLVINGYEVGSGSIRIHNRDLQREVFRLMQLTEDEIRVKFGFLLEAFQYGAPPHGGIALGLDRLVAIICNVSSIREVIAFPKTASGVCPLTGAPDVVSERQLRELKIKVGGNET from the coding sequence ATGCTGCGAACACACACGTGTGGAGAACTCAGAATCAGCGATGTTGGGAAGAAGGTTAAACTGGCGGGCTGGGTCGACAGGATCAGAGACCTCGGCGGCGTGAAGTTCGTCATGCTGAGAGACAGGTACGGTCAAACCCAGATCGTGCTGTCGAAGGATTTCGATCTCGATCTGAAACGAGAAGCCGTGATCTCAGTCGAAGGTATCGTGAAAGAAAGGCCGAAGGACACGATCAACAGAGAACTCCCAACGGGCGAGATCGAAGTGATGGCCGAACGCATCGAGATCCTCTCTTCACCTGAAAAGGAACTTCCTTTTTATCCTGGAGAATCGACCCTGCCGAGTGAAGAGGTCAGGCTGAAGTACCGATACATCGATCTGAGAAGGAAAGAGATGATGGACAGGATCATCACACGGCACAGGGTGGCTCAGGCCGTAAGACAGTATCTGAGCTCGCTGGGATTCATCGAAGTGGAAACGCCGTTCCTGACGAAGAGCACGCCGGAAGGTGCCAGAGACTTCCTGGTCCCATCGAGGTTGAAGCCCGGAACCTTTTACGCCTTACCGCAGTCCCCCCAGCTGTTCAAACAGCTCCTCATGGTCGGTGGTCTGGACAGATACTTCCAGATCGTTCGCTGCTTCAGAGACGAAGATTTGAGGGCCGACAGACAACCCGAATTCACGCAGATAGATCTGGAAATGTCCTTCGTCACGAGAGAAGACGTGCTCGAAACGGTCGAAGGTATGGTCAGATACGTGTTCAAACAGGTTTTGAACGTGGATCTTCCAGAGAAGTTCGACAGGCTGAGTTACGATCACTGCATGAACACCTACGGATCGGACAAGCCGGACAGACGGCTCGGCATGGAATTCGTCGATCTGACGGATCTGTTCAGAAACGTCGATTACAACATCGTGAAAAGCATCATCGAAAACGGTGGGGTTGTGAAAGGTTTCGTCGTCAAGAACTTCGCTTCCAAGATGAGCAGAAAGGTTGCAGAAGAATTCGAAGCGATCGTCAAAAAGAACGGACCTGGCGGTATACTGTGGTTCGCACTCGACGGAGAGATGAAAGGCAGTGCACTGAAACATCTGAAAGACACCTACGAAGAGGTGGCGAAGACCACCGGAATGTTGCAGGGCGATGTGTGCCTGATGGTCGCGGGAAAGCTGAACGAGGTGAACGTCGCGCTCGGAGAACTGAGAAAGACCATAGGTGACACTCACTTTGCCCATTTGAAAACCGGTTTCGACGTCTTTTGGGTTTTGGACTTTCCCATGTTCGAATACAGTGAAGAAGAAGGTAGATACGTGGCGCAGCACCATCCCTTCACGATGCCGAACCTTGAAGACCTCGAGCGTTACAAGGACGAAGACCTCTCCAGAATAAGGGCACAGTCTTACGATCTGGTCATCAACGGTTACGAGGTGGGCTCTGGAAGCATCAGAATACACAACAGAGATCTGCAGAGGGAAGTGTTCAGGCTCATGCAGCTGACGGAAGACGAGATCAGGGTCAAGTTCGGTTTCCTTCTGGAAGCGTTCCAGTACGGTGCCCCACCGCACGGCGGCATCGCGCTCGGACTGGACAGGCTGGTTGCTATAATCTGTAATGTGTCGTCGATAAGAGAAGTGATAGCCTTTCCGAAGACAGCCAGCGGCGTGTGCCCGCTCACGGGGGCACCCGATGTGGTCAGCGAACGGCAGCTTAGGGAACTTAAAATAAAGGTTGGAGGGAACGAAACATGA
- the plsY gene encoding glycerol-3-phosphate 1-O-acyltransferase PlsY, with the protein MHYILVGLICYLCGAVPFSYLLPRLKKVDVRKVGSGNVGGTNALRAAGPVIGFSCMVLDALKTFIPVLIFAQLYQYDRNIIGIAAISAVIGHDFPVFLKFKGGKGVASTCGVFFALCPTCGFVFLGSWLSLTLLTKYVSLASITSLFLASIIALFFNRDVAVLFFLLSALSTFRHSDNIQRLLHGTERKTDLIAMVKKR; encoded by the coding sequence TTGCACTACATCCTTGTGGGGCTGATCTGCTATCTGTGCGGGGCTGTCCCGTTCAGTTATCTGCTTCCGAGACTGAAGAAGGTGGACGTCAGGAAAGTTGGCAGCGGGAACGTGGGTGGTACCAACGCCCTGAGGGCCGCCGGACCCGTTATAGGCTTCAGCTGCATGGTGCTCGACGCGCTCAAAACGTTCATACCTGTGCTCATCTTCGCTCAACTGTACCAGTACGACAGGAACATCATCGGAATCGCCGCGATCAGTGCGGTGATCGGCCACGACTTTCCCGTGTTTCTGAAATTCAAAGGTGGGAAAGGTGTCGCGAGCACCTGCGGTGTGTTCTTCGCGCTGTGTCCAACCTGTGGTTTCGTGTTTCTGGGAAGCTGGCTGAGCCTCACACTCCTCACCAAATACGTCTCGCTCGCGTCCATAACGAGCCTGTTTCTCGCATCCATCATCGCTCTTTTCTTCAACAGGGACGTCGCGGTTCTGTTCTTCCTGTTGTCGGCACTTTCGACGTTCAGACACTCGGACAACATACAGAGGCTGCTGCACGGCACCGAAAGGAAAACTGACCTCATCGCCATGGTGAAGAAGAGATGA
- a CDS encoding HAD-IIA family hydrolase, translating into MHPLNLQDIELFLLDMDGTFYVGERLIPGAMEFLETVRSSGKKFMFLTNNSSKGPRQYVEKLRRLGVGVDESCVFTSGEATALFLLERYGRAKLFVLGTKALQETLASYGHVVDWSEPQIVVLGYDTEVTYEKLAKACLLVRKGLPYIATHFDINCPSEEGPLPDAGSFIALIERSTGRVPDYVVGKPNSLMMQIISKRFNLPVSRIAMVGDRLYTDMEFAINSGAMAILVLSGETTKEDLEKSDTKPHLVVENVGVLASMLRRG; encoded by the coding sequence GTGCATCCTTTGAACTTACAAGACATAGAACTTTTCCTCCTCGACATGGACGGCACTTTTTATGTGGGAGAAAGGCTGATCCCTGGTGCGATGGAATTTCTCGAAACTGTGAGATCTTCAGGAAAGAAGTTCATGTTCCTGACGAACAATTCGTCCAAGGGGCCGAGGCAGTACGTCGAAAAACTGAGACGGCTCGGAGTGGGCGTGGACGAATCCTGCGTGTTCACTTCCGGCGAGGCGACGGCACTCTTTCTGCTCGAACGTTACGGTAGAGCGAAACTCTTCGTGCTGGGCACGAAGGCCCTTCAAGAAACACTCGCTTCTTACGGGCACGTCGTGGACTGGAGCGAGCCGCAGATCGTGGTGCTCGGTTACGATACAGAGGTGACTTACGAGAAGCTCGCGAAGGCGTGCTTGCTGGTCAGAAAAGGCTTACCCTACATCGCCACGCATTTCGACATAAACTGTCCTTCGGAAGAAGGCCCCTTGCCAGACGCCGGCTCTTTCATCGCCTTGATAGAACGTTCCACGGGAAGGGTTCCAGACTACGTGGTGGGGAAACCCAACTCGCTGATGATGCAGATCATCTCGAAGAGGTTCAACCTGCCAGTTTCGAGGATCGCCATGGTGGGTGATAGACTTTACACGGACATGGAGTTCGCGATCAACTCCGGGGCCATGGCCATCCTGGTGCTGAGCGGTGAAACGACGAAGGAAGATCTCGAAAAGAGCGACACGAAACCACACCTCGTTGTGGAAAACGTAGGTGTTCTGGCGAGCATGTTGAGGAGAGGTTGA
- the der gene encoding ribosome biogenesis GTPase Der yields MAKVVIAGKTNVGKSTLFNRLVGRRKAITEKEEGVTRDTLKGIVVHGDAAFTLFDTCGVYERADDEMLQSMKQRALKAFEEADLILFVVNGREPITSEDEYVAQVLRKLGKRVILVINKVENPKLVEENLPEIFKLGFDDYVLVSAQHGLNVDQLLDKIVNTLREMNVPLDKPEEERNYPAVAIVGKPNVGKSSLFNAILGEDRVNVTPIPGTTRDPVDELVEIDGKKYIFIDTAGLRRKSRIEKKSLEYYSVKRAIDVIESADVVVLLLDATEGVSRQDKRIAGLALDRGKALVIDVNKFDLVEAKKNEYERFVKAEMPFADFCRVVFTSAVKRQGLKSLLSAIDEAYASYCRKIEQSKLNKLLLQLPVLAPSLSNVKVYSIKQVKIKPPRFVFTINKEEEEIRSETQRMLQRLIRERVDPFTGSPIFIEFKPRR; encoded by the coding sequence ATGGCGAAAGTGGTCATCGCGGGAAAGACGAACGTGGGTAAATCGACACTGTTCAACAGGCTGGTGGGTAGAAGGAAAGCCATCACGGAGAAAGAAGAGGGCGTCACCAGGGACACACTCAAGGGCATCGTGGTCCACGGTGACGCCGCCTTCACCCTTTTTGACACCTGCGGTGTGTACGAGAGAGCGGACGACGAGATGCTCCAGTCAATGAAGCAGAGGGCTCTGAAAGCCTTTGAAGAAGCGGACCTCATCCTGTTCGTGGTCAACGGAAGAGAGCCGATCACTTCGGAGGACGAATACGTCGCCCAGGTGCTGAGGAAGCTCGGAAAAAGGGTGATACTGGTCATCAACAAGGTCGAGAATCCGAAGCTCGTGGAAGAGAACCTGCCAGAGATCTTCAAACTCGGTTTCGACGATTACGTACTCGTCTCCGCACAGCACGGTTTGAACGTGGATCAACTGCTCGACAAGATCGTGAACACGTTGAGAGAAATGAACGTGCCGTTGGACAAGCCCGAGGAAGAGAGGAACTATCCTGCGGTCGCCATCGTCGGCAAACCCAACGTCGGTAAATCTTCGCTCTTCAACGCCATCCTTGGTGAGGATCGTGTCAACGTCACCCCGATCCCGGGCACCACGAGGGATCCTGTGGATGAACTCGTGGAGATCGATGGCAAGAAATACATCTTCATCGACACGGCGGGTTTGAGGAGAAAGAGCAGGATCGAAAAGAAGAGCTTAGAGTATTACAGTGTGAAGCGCGCCATAGACGTTATCGAATCTGCGGACGTGGTGGTGTTACTCCTCGACGCCACGGAAGGTGTTTCCAGGCAGGACAAGAGGATCGCGGGTCTTGCGCTGGATCGAGGAAAGGCGTTAGTGATAGACGTGAACAAGTTCGACCTCGTCGAGGCTAAGAAGAACGAGTACGAACGCTTCGTCAAGGCAGAGATGCCGTTCGCGGATTTCTGCAGGGTGGTTTTCACGAGCGCCGTGAAGAGACAGGGATTGAAATCCCTCTTATCGGCGATAGACGAGGCCTACGCGTCCTACTGCAGAAAGATCGAACAGTCGAAACTGAACAAACTGCTCTTACAGCTTCCAGTGCTCGCACCGAGTTTGTCGAACGTGAAGGTCTACTCGATCAAACAGGTGAAGATCAAACCGCCCAGGTTCGTCTTCACCATCAACAAAGAGGAAGAAGAGATAAGGTCAGAAACACAGAGGATGCTTCAAAGGCTCATACGAGAGCGTGTCGATCCGTTCACGGGTTCCCCCATCTTCATCGAATTCAAGCCGAGGAGGTGA
- a CDS encoding 30S ribosomal protein S1, producing MDNEKLNNDFERYLDFNEFSPGQVVEATVTAVDPAEGLSVDFGGKQEGRIQPSELVREPSSYKVGEKITVQILKINDEEGYALLSEIRPYRRLAMDKIREAKENGTPVKGHFVQQVSGGYIVRLFNVLDAFLPGSESLLRRDAQMPQGEHDFLVIDYVPGRRGRIVVSRKALVERQIQSFFDSHNVGDVVEAKVERIRASNATLKIGPITAVLPKEEVSHDPSISIRDVLKEGETVKVKITKMDPAQRSVEVSLKALEPDPWQIAAEKYRVGTIVQGVVKSIVPFGIFVNLEPGLDGLVHISEIFWGNKKVDLKKFFKPGQMVQVEVIEVDPEKRRLALSYKRAQGDPWENITERYKEGDVVSGTILKVLPTGVIVELEDGVTGLVPKSELSWNRVSDPTELFKEKQKVNVKILSIDPQNRRMRLSIKQTMPDPWERIVETLKEGSVAKALVKSKLNSGYVLELKDFSVEAFMPSTHALGEIEEKSEIEVLVLRVIPERRKILVSQKKLEEMRDYEEYKKQVKGSQKTLGDLLKK from the coding sequence ATGGATAATGAAAAGCTGAACAACGATTTTGAGAGATATCTGGATTTCAACGAGTTCAGTCCCGGCCAGGTTGTGGAGGCCACCGTCACAGCCGTCGATCCAGCCGAGGGATTGTCCGTGGATTTCGGAGGCAAGCAGGAGGGCAGGATCCAGCCATCGGAACTCGTTCGAGAACCTTCGAGTTACAAGGTTGGAGAGAAGATCACCGTCCAGATACTCAAGATCAACGACGAGGAAGGTTACGCGTTGCTTTCTGAGATCAGACCGTACAGAAGGCTGGCCATGGACAAGATCAGAGAGGCGAAGGAAAACGGCACGCCCGTGAAGGGACACTTCGTTCAGCAGGTGTCAGGTGGTTACATAGTGAGACTGTTCAACGTGCTGGACGCGTTCCTGCCAGGTTCAGAATCTCTGCTCAGAAGGGATGCACAGATGCCGCAGGGAGAGCACGATTTTCTGGTGATAGACTACGTTCCTGGTAGGCGAGGCAGGATCGTCGTATCGAGGAAAGCCCTGGTTGAAAGACAGATCCAGTCGTTCTTTGATTCCCACAACGTGGGTGACGTCGTTGAGGCAAAGGTGGAGCGCATCAGGGCTTCCAACGCCACGTTGAAGATCGGTCCTATAACGGCCGTTCTTCCAAAAGAAGAGGTCTCACACGATCCTTCGATATCCATACGTGACGTGCTCAAGGAAGGAGAAACCGTCAAGGTCAAGATCACAAAAATGGATCCCGCGCAACGCTCGGTTGAAGTCAGTCTGAAGGCCCTCGAGCCCGATCCCTGGCAGATCGCTGCCGAAAAGTACAGAGTCGGTACGATCGTTCAGGGCGTCGTGAAGAGCATCGTTCCTTTCGGTATTTTTGTCAACCTCGAACCTGGCCTGGATGGGCTCGTGCACATATCGGAGATCTTCTGGGGCAACAAGAAGGTGGACCTGAAGAAATTCTTCAAGCCTGGACAGATGGTCCAGGTCGAAGTGATCGAGGTAGACCCTGAAAAACGCAGACTCGCCCTCAGTTACAAGAGGGCTCAAGGTGATCCGTGGGAGAACATCACCGAGCGTTATAAAGAGGGCGATGTCGTGAGCGGAACGATTTTGAAAGTTTTGCCCACAGGCGTGATAGTCGAGCTCGAAGACGGTGTGACGGGGCTCGTACCCAAATCGGAGCTTTCGTGGAACAGAGTGAGCGATCCAACGGAGCTGTTCAAAGAAAAGCAGAAAGTGAACGTGAAGATACTTTCCATAGATCCGCAGAACAGGAGAATGAGGCTCAGCATAAAGCAGACCATGCCAGATCCGTGGGAAAGGATCGTCGAGACTCTGAAAGAAGGCAGCGTTGCGAAAGCGCTCGTCAAGTCGAAGCTCAACTCCGGTTACGTGCTCGAACTGAAGGACTTCTCGGTCGAGGCCTTCATGCCCTCGACGCACGCTTTGGGAGAGATCGAAGAAAAGTCTGAGATCGAGGTACTGGTGCTGAGAGTTATACCCGAACGCAGGAAGATACTCGTCAGCCAGAAGAAGCTGGAGGAAATGAGGGACTACGAAGAATACAAGAAGCAGGTGAAAGGCTCTCAAAAAACGCTCGGCGATCTTTTGAAGAAGTGA
- the cmk gene encoding (d)CMP kinase yields MSNFLIAIDGPAGSGKSTIAKLLSERLGFNHLDTGAMYRAVALYLDSKGLSPEDDLTEELDEIDMDYVDGELYLNGEKVREEEIRSARAGQLASSFATVAKVREKLTQLQRKICENGNFVVEGRDIGTVVLPHAQVKIFLTASFEERVRRRLEELKRKGVNLSFEEVARQIEERDRRDSSRDLAPLKAAEDAIVIDTTGKSIEQVLEEVIEAVNRRKKDEAVRC; encoded by the coding sequence TTGAGCAATTTTCTCATCGCCATAGACGGTCCTGCAGGCTCTGGGAAATCCACCATAGCAAAACTCCTCTCAGAAAGGCTCGGTTTCAACCATCTCGACACGGGCGCCATGTACCGCGCCGTCGCGCTCTATTTGGATTCAAAAGGTCTCTCACCGGAAGATGACCTCACGGAAGAACTGGACGAAATAGACATGGACTACGTAGACGGTGAACTGTACCTGAACGGTGAGAAGGTGCGCGAGGAAGAGATCAGATCTGCGAGAGCGGGACAGCTCGCTTCGAGTTTCGCGACCGTTGCGAAGGTCCGGGAGAAATTGACCCAGCTTCAGAGGAAGATCTGCGAGAATGGAAACTTCGTCGTTGAAGGTAGAGACATCGGCACCGTCGTTCTACCGCACGCGCAGGTGAAGATATTCCTCACAGCCTCCTTTGAGGAAAGGGTCAGGCGGAGGCTGGAAGAGTTGAAACGAAAAGGTGTGAACCTCTCCTTCGAAGAAGTGGCGAGACAGATCGAGGAGCGAGACAGGAGAGATTCTTCCAGGGATCTCGCCCCATTGAAAGCTGCCGAAGACGCCATCGTCATAGACACGACGGGCAAGAGTATCGAACAGGTACTCGAAGAAGTGATCGAAGCTGTGAACCGGAGGAAGAAGGATGAAGCTGTGCGTTGCTGA
- a CDS encoding tetratricopeptide repeat protein → MIEEIFKRALEASNRGELQEAERLYKECLHVQESPEAWNNLGNVYVRMEKYAEAMECYRKAIECDPSFPTAYINLASLFLNLERFAEAKLLLMSLIEKGFKNDQTLAMLIVCDLALNDLAGAVRLYKGNASEGLDRELADYGVLERLRQLL, encoded by the coding sequence ATGATCGAAGAGATCTTCAAAAGGGCACTCGAAGCGAGCAACAGAGGAGAACTCCAAGAGGCAGAAAGACTGTACAAAGAATGTCTCCACGTCCAGGAAAGCCCCGAGGCTTGGAACAACCTCGGCAACGTCTACGTGCGCATGGAGAAATACGCCGAGGCGATGGAGTGTTACAGGAAGGCCATCGAGTGCGATCCGTCCTTCCCCACGGCCTACATCAACCTGGCGTCTCTCTTTTTGAACCTCGAAAGGTTCGCCGAGGCAAAGCTTCTGCTCATGAGTTTGATCGAGAAAGGTTTCAAAAACGACCAGACCCTGGCGATGCTCATCGTCTGCGATCTTGCACTGAACGATTTGGCCGGGGCGGTTCGACTTTACAAAGGCAACGCATCGGAAGGTCTGGACAGAGAACTCGCAGATTACGGTGTGCTGGAAAGGCTCAGACAGCTTCTGTGA
- a CDS encoding NHL repeat-containing protein: protein MKILLVLFIVAASICFGIVNEEQARALFAQALENWYAGDVVEARELMSQALSGLIYITDIPDFWFFTAKLDIDVGAVDRALEDLRTILVLVPTKDEALSLVKEIETLTNPLQASTPTLSPELMKIDGFRNSIEYFYSPVDATALGRDVCIVDQVNNRLIVYNPSGYRIYKLDFKPESIVSKSFRYLYIAGDGKLVVFDPETARTETIHSGFIRPILAGFDRLGRLWGADVDRLFCVENGKVNFFELDDFYSIQDVEVGLKGIWILDILKDRIVLFDFSLKRVLELPAHGAWNFELTVFEEPFVLKDDTLLLVRQDGVVELGRFAQTFLTMEYNYPFLFLMDFQNHSVHVTSFKGKEPVLVKIDSLSFDQDSLILSVRVENIFADPIPILGDMFQVREGGGPVFSELKLSYRNAVWLNADKDFFRKTLPSLRRGSSYAVVLADAKELKRSDVVTLRGKNVRIFTQSSSTEEVLLCGGFGHFKSSFELLQPVWNVRFTRTRPVPSDIVPVKFEVRLAGEVFSDTVYYTKGMVTK, encoded by the coding sequence ATGAAAATCCTTCTCGTGCTGTTCATCGTCGCGGCATCCATCTGCTTCGGCATCGTGAACGAAGAGCAGGCACGTGCCCTCTTCGCACAGGCGCTGGAGAACTGGTACGCGGGCGACGTGGTAGAGGCACGGGAGCTGATGTCCCAGGCCCTCTCGGGTCTCATCTACATCACGGACATTCCAGATTTCTGGTTTTTCACGGCGAAACTCGACATCGACGTCGGTGCTGTTGATAGAGCGCTTGAAGACCTCAGGACCATACTGGTGCTGGTTCCCACGAAGGACGAGGCACTCTCACTCGTCAAAGAAATAGAAACTCTCACGAACCCTTTACAGGCTTCGACCCCAACCCTTTCACCGGAACTCATGAAGATCGATGGCTTCAGAAACTCTATAGAGTACTTCTACTCACCCGTCGACGCGACGGCCCTGGGAAGAGACGTGTGCATCGTCGATCAAGTGAACAACCGTTTGATCGTCTACAACCCTTCAGGTTACAGAATCTACAAGCTTGACTTCAAGCCAGAAAGCATCGTTTCGAAGTCTTTCAGATACCTCTACATCGCCGGTGACGGAAAACTTGTGGTGTTCGATCCGGAGACTGCCCGCACCGAAACCATCCATTCGGGGTTCATCAGGCCTATCCTGGCAGGCTTCGACCGCTTGGGAAGACTCTGGGGTGCGGACGTGGACAGACTGTTCTGCGTTGAAAACGGCAAGGTCAATTTCTTCGAGCTGGACGATTTCTATTCCATTCAGGATGTCGAGGTGGGTCTGAAGGGCATCTGGATTTTGGACATCCTCAAAGACAGGATAGTGCTGTTCGACTTCAGTCTGAAAAGAGTGCTCGAACTGCCCGCCCACGGAGCTTGGAACTTCGAGCTGACGGTCTTCGAAGAACCCTTCGTGCTCAAAGACGACACACTGTTGCTCGTGCGTCAGGATGGGGTTGTAGAGCTTGGGAGGTTCGCACAGACGTTTCTGACGATGGAATACAACTATCCTTTCCTGTTCCTGATGGATTTTCAAAACCACAGCGTGCACGTAACATCGTTCAAAGGTAAAGAACCGGTACTGGTGAAAATAGATTCACTGAGTTTCGATCAAGATTCCCTGATCCTTTCGGTTCGCGTTGAAAACATCTTCGCCGACCCCATTCCGATCCTCGGTGACATGTTCCAGGTCCGTGAGGGTGGAGGGCCCGTCTTTTCCGAACTGAAGCTGTCGTACAGGAACGCCGTCTGGCTGAACGCAGATAAAGATTTCTTCAGAAAGACTCTGCCGAGCCTGAGACGTGGGAGCAGCTACGCAGTGGTGCTGGCAGACGCTAAGGAATTGAAGAGGAGCGATGTGGTGACTCTGAGAGGAAAGAACGTGCGCATCTTCACGCAGTCTTCCTCCACGGAAGAAGTGCTCCTCTGCGGTGGTTTTGGACATTTCAAATCCAGTTTCGAGCTCCTGCAGCCCGTTTGGAACGTCAGGTTCACCAGGACCAGACCCGTACCTTCAGACATCGTTCCCGTGAAGTTCGAGGTGCGTCTGGCTGGAGAAGTCTTTTCGGACACGGTCTATTACACCAAGGGTATGGTAACAAAATGA
- a CDS encoding sigma-70 family RNA polymerase sigma factor encodes MSIKHRLRSKRNEELVGLAQAGLKEALDLLVERYYPMVCKICSKYYAPWAEFEDMVQSALVGLIKAVYYYQPDKSGFTSFAWRSVESELKSFLTFLNRKKNRLLTDAVSVDLLASSEDSEETGYSFEDRARSTARDALAEVIVERVKEFLNELEVNILQMWLDGFSYEEIQSVLNVNFKKVDNTVQKVKRIVRERIDPLLLDSFFREG; translated from the coding sequence TTGTCCATAAAGCACAGGCTCAGATCGAAGAGGAACGAAGAGCTGGTCGGCCTCGCGCAGGCGGGTCTGAAAGAAGCGCTCGATCTGCTCGTCGAGCGTTACTATCCCATGGTCTGCAAGATCTGTTCCAAATATTACGCACCGTGGGCGGAGTTCGAGGACATGGTGCAGAGCGCGCTCGTGGGGCTCATCAAGGCGGTGTACTACTACCAGCCGGACAAGAGCGGGTTCACCTCCTTCGCCTGGAGGAGTGTGGAATCGGAATTGAAATCCTTCCTGACGTTTCTCAACAGGAAGAAGAACAGGTTGCTCACGGATGCCGTGAGCGTCGATTTGCTCGCTTCTTCGGAAGACTCCGAGGAGACCGGTTACTCCTTCGAGGACAGGGCACGTTCCACGGCACGAGACGCGTTGGCCGAGGTGATCGTCGAACGGGTGAAGGAATTTTTGAACGAACTCGAGGTCAACATACTCCAGATGTGGCTCGATGGATTCAGCTACGAAGAGATCCAGTCGGTGCTGAACGTGAACTTCAAGAAGGTGGACAACACCGTCCAGAAGGTCAAAAGGATCGTGAGGGAAAGGATAGACCCCCTGCTCCTCGACAGTTTCTTCAGGGAAGGATGA
- a CDS encoding STAS domain-containing protein → MIDLTINFEETNDKLVCKINGDFDAYNSAEIKKQIKERLENSKATKVVVDMSNVPYIDSAGLGAMVAILKDARHMGKEIVLLALRQNVKRIFEMTRLDKVFRIVDVLEEA, encoded by the coding sequence ATGATCGATCTGACCATCAACTTCGAAGAAACGAACGACAAACTCGTCTGCAAGATCAACGGAGATTTCGACGCGTACAACTCGGCGGAGATCAAGAAGCAGATAAAGGAAAGGTTGGAGAATTCGAAGGCAACGAAAGTCGTGGTGGACATGTCGAACGTGCCTTACATCGACAGCGCCGGCCTGGGAGCCATGGTCGCCATACTCAAAGATGCCAGACACATGGGTAAGGAAATAGTCCTGCTGGCTTTGAGACAGAACGTCAAAAGGATCTTCGAAATGACCCGCCTGGACAAAGTCTTCAGAATCGTTGACGTACTGGAGGAGGCCTGA
- the ispH gene encoding 4-hydroxy-3-methylbut-2-enyl diphosphate reductase, producing the protein MKLCVAENIGFCFGVERAIRIVEECLENERSVYSLGELVHNRNVLERLKQKGLKILHESEPLPEDAKDSVLVVRAHGVAPDVVYELEKRFKKVIDATCPIVLKLFERAKAARQANYTVVVYGDEKHDEMKALKGHVQDAIVTMQPLRLEGRICVLSQTTMSLEDFLSFAAETLKSSEPVEFLLLNSVCEVTHRREIEVKKMASTCDLIVVVGGKNSSNTKKLARIASRVTEVVHVESASELEGFDFRRFEKIGVTAGTSTPLEDVRLVVEKIHQGG; encoded by the coding sequence ATGAAGCTGTGCGTTGCTGAAAATATAGGTTTTTGCTTCGGTGTGGAAAGGGCCATTCGAATCGTAGAAGAATGCCTCGAGAACGAGCGCAGCGTTTACAGCCTCGGCGAGCTGGTCCACAACAGGAACGTTCTCGAGAGATTGAAGCAGAAGGGATTGAAGATCCTCCACGAAAGTGAACCGCTACCGGAGGATGCGAAGGATTCCGTGCTCGTTGTGAGGGCGCACGGGGTGGCTCCCGATGTCGTGTACGAGCTTGAAAAGAGATTCAAGAAAGTGATAGATGCGACCTGTCCAATCGTCCTGAAGCTTTTTGAAAGGGCGAAAGCTGCGAGACAGGCCAACTACACGGTCGTTGTCTACGGAGACGAAAAACACGACGAAATGAAGGCCCTGAAAGGTCACGTCCAGGATGCGATCGTAACGATGCAACCGCTGCGTCTGGAGGGCAGGATCTGCGTTCTGTCCCAGACGACCATGTCGCTGGAAGACTTTCTGAGCTTCGCCGCGGAGACTTTGAAATCTTCCGAACCAGTGGAGTTCTTGCTTTTGAACAGCGTGTGTGAGGTCACGCACAGGCGTGAGATCGAAGTGAAGAAGATGGCGTCCACGTGCGACCTGATCGTCGTGGTAGGGGGTAAGAACAGCTCGAACACGAAGAAGCTCGCGAGGATCGCCTCGAGAGTGACGGAAGTTGTGCACGTGGAGAGCGCCTCGGAACTCGAAGGGTTCGATTTCAGACGTTTTGAAAAGATCGGAGTGACCGCCGGGACGTCCACACCCCTGGAGGACGTCAGGCTGGTCGTTGAGAAAATTCATCAGGGAGGTTGA